The genomic interval CATTacataaacaaaaaattgaaatttttgagCTCATTGTATCTTAAGCTTATAATGATTATTAAGGTagatacgattttttttttttagaagtaatatgatacgatatgattaaatataagaagttaattcagataaatgaCTTGCCTAAATTGCTAACAAGCTGACAATGCAAGTAATCACCGAAAGTACATGTTGATTACCATATTTCcttaatgaaataaattaatgtcgtgtgaaaaataaaaaccaacgAGAAAAACCAACGAGATAAAGCAACCAAAGCCATGGCAAAGCAAGAAAGTGAAGTTATAAGAAGAATTCTCACTATTTGAAGCAGCATTTTGTTCCAAATAAGTTCTAGATTCTAGAAAACTTCAGAGAAACTAATATACAGATACTTAATTTGATTAACTATGATTCATCAATAAACTAGATCTACAAGAAAACATGGGAATAATGATAGCAACTAACAAATATTTAACTACCCTTTTCTCCACAGCTCTACTTGATTATAACAAACTTGTTGGTACCGTGTCTTGCCCAATGGTCCTTCAAGTCAACTGGATGAGTAAGATCACAACCCTCAGCTGCAAGTCTCAGTAGAAGTTTCCCATATGCTCCGTTGCTCATCTTCCTCCCAGCCACACGAGCCCCAGGTCTTGTAGAACTCATGGGCAGAGGATACTCTGATAGGTTAATGGTGCAACATGAAGATTGCCATCCACCAGCTCCCCATTTGTAGCACAATCTGGCAACACCTGTACAAGAACAGTATGGAGGAGGCACCCTGGAGAAATCAAAGTCTGCTTTCTCCATATGAATATTATTCAGAATCTTCTTTTCTCGTTTTCCTTCAGGCATACTTTTTCCCTTTGTCGTTTTAGGAGTCTTTTTGGTTTGCTTTGGTCTGAAAACCTTAGATGCAACCTGGTTAGAACCCTTCACAGAATTCTTAAGTTTTCTACCTTTGGCAGGTTTAGTTGCTGAGTCGATATCGTTCACCGGTTCAGGTGTGACAGCAATGGTTCGAATGGGGCCAACAGGAAGACTAGGTTGCGCGTTTAATTGGAC from Juglans regia cultivar Chandler chromosome 2, Walnut 2.0, whole genome shotgun sequence carries:
- the LOC109008316 gene encoding protein BASIC PENTACYSTEINE7-like → MGTYSNRNPMIPEATAGASVPHFTWFYPGSFLSASKTSSNPFQGVQLNAQPSLPVGPIRTIAVTPEPVNDIDSATKPAKGRKLKNSVKGSNQVASKVFRPKQTKKTPKTTKGKSMPEGKREKKILNNIHMEKADFDFSRVPPPYCSCTGVARLCYKWGAGGWQSSCCTINLSEYPLPMSSTRPGARVAGRKMSNGAYGKLLLRLAAEGCDLTHPVDLKDHWARHGTNKFVIIK